A region of Candidatus Methylacidiphilales bacterium DNA encodes the following proteins:
- the murJ gene encoding murein biosynthesis integral membrane protein MurJ, whose amino-acid sequence MSSTARPASRIMLAVLGSRVLGLVREVILNSIFGAGKELDAFLAAFRIPNLLRDLFAEGALSTAFVTTFSKKLATEGQLAAFRLANLVNTLAIAFMAGIVVLGILGSEGIVSLIGWGLHDDPYKFGLTVDLTRILFPFIFFVSLAAVWMGLLNSLGSFGLPASASTAFNLVSILCGLGLGWWIDPHFGPKAIYGFALGTVLGGVAQWVIQVPKARSLGYHFQWTWDWRDPGLRQVLTLMAPAIVGGAAVQVNVLVNTSFALLLQDGSVTWLNNAFRLMQLPIGLFGVAIATVTLPSVSRSAALEDLSAFRTKLSEGLRLASFLTLPASVGLILLAVPIIGLIYQRGAFTASDTLQTALALQAYAIGLAPYAAIKIVSPAFYALGLPRVPLRVSLVGIVLNLILNSLFVFVLHWGVAGLALSTALVALINLAQLLAAIGKPLGPWIDRSFLFAFAKITAATLVMCGAVAGSAHLLHPWMDGGWFLRLLTTAALVGVGCTGYFLTAFTLGLQETAVIGKIARRLRG is encoded by the coding sequence ATGTCCTCCACCGCCCGACCGGCCTCCCGCATCATGCTTGCCGTGCTCGGCTCCCGTGTGCTCGGGTTGGTGCGCGAGGTCATCCTGAATTCGATCTTCGGCGCGGGAAAGGAACTGGATGCCTTCCTGGCCGCCTTCCGCATCCCCAATCTCCTGCGCGACCTCTTTGCCGAAGGCGCGTTGTCCACCGCCTTCGTCACCACGTTCTCCAAAAAACTCGCCACCGAGGGTCAATTGGCCGCCTTCCGTCTGGCCAATCTGGTCAACACCCTGGCCATCGCCTTCATGGCAGGAATCGTCGTCCTCGGCATCCTCGGTTCGGAGGGGATTGTTTCCCTCATCGGTTGGGGACTGCACGACGATCCCTACAAATTCGGCCTGACGGTCGACCTCACCCGCATCCTTTTCCCCTTCATCTTCTTTGTCTCCCTGGCCGCGGTCTGGATGGGGTTGCTCAACAGCCTGGGCAGCTTCGGCTTGCCGGCCTCGGCTTCCACCGCCTTCAACCTCGTCTCCATCCTTTGTGGCCTGGGTCTGGGCTGGTGGATCGACCCGCACTTCGGCCCGAAAGCGATCTATGGATTTGCCCTCGGAACGGTCCTGGGTGGAGTGGCGCAATGGGTCATCCAAGTTCCCAAGGCCCGCAGCCTGGGCTACCACTTTCAGTGGACCTGGGACTGGCGCGACCCCGGCCTGCGCCAGGTGCTCACCCTCATGGCACCCGCCATCGTCGGAGGAGCGGCCGTCCAGGTGAACGTGCTCGTCAACACCTCGTTCGCCCTCCTTCTCCAGGACGGCTCGGTCACCTGGCTCAACAACGCCTTCCGCCTGATGCAACTGCCCATCGGCCTCTTTGGCGTGGCCATCGCCACCGTGACCCTGCCCAGCGTCTCACGCTCGGCCGCCCTCGAAGACCTCTCGGCTTTCCGGACGAAACTATCAGAGGGACTGCGACTGGCTTCCTTCCTGACCCTGCCGGCCTCGGTCGGATTGATCCTGCTGGCGGTCCCGATCATCGGGTTGATTTACCAGCGGGGGGCGTTCACCGCCTCGGACACCCTGCAAACCGCCCTGGCCCTGCAGGCCTACGCCATCGGCCTGGCTCCGTATGCCGCGATCAAGATCGTCAGCCCAGCCTTCTACGCCCTCGGCCTCCCCCGCGTGCCCCTGCGTGTGAGCTTGGTCGGCATCGTCCTCAATCTCATCCTCAATTCCCTCTTTGTCTTTGTCCTTCACTGGGGCGTGGCCGGACTGGCCCTCTCCACCGCCCTGGTGGCCCTGATCAACTTGGCCCAGTTGCTGGCCGCCATCGGCAAACCCCTCGGCCCCTGGATCGACCGGTCCTTTCTCTTCGCTTTCGCCAAGATCACCGCCGCCACCCTGGTCATGTGCGGGGCCGTGGCCGGATCGGCCCATCTCCTTCACCCCTGGATGGACGGGGGTTGGTTCCTGCGACTCCTCACCACCGCCGCCCTGGTCGGTGTGGGTTGCACCGGCTACTTCCTCACCGCCTTCACGCTCGGGCTCCAGGAAACCGCCGTCATCGGGAAAATCGCCCGCCGGCTGAGGGGTTGA
- the waaF gene encoding lipopolysaccharide heptosyltransferase II — translation MAKEGLSSVPYLALCPGAEYGPAKRWPAKRFAEAANRIAAENNLEVILLGAEIDRPTCREVAHLLTVPHHNLAGETSLREFLGWLAHASCVLCNDSGAMHVAAMFGRPGAAIFGSTEPRLTGPITDTIQVVREHVPCSPCFLRECPIDFRCMNAVTVDHLLHTPSLNHSIT, via the coding sequence TTGGCGAAGGAGGGTCTGTCCTCGGTTCCCTACCTCGCCCTCTGCCCGGGTGCCGAATACGGCCCCGCCAAACGCTGGCCCGCCAAACGTTTCGCCGAAGCCGCCAACCGCATCGCCGCAGAAAACAATCTTGAAGTCATCCTCCTCGGGGCCGAGATCGACCGCCCCACCTGCCGGGAAGTCGCCCACCTCCTCACCGTTCCCCATCACAACCTGGCGGGCGAAACCTCGCTGCGTGAATTTCTGGGCTGGCTGGCCCATGCCAGCTGCGTCCTTTGCAACGACAGCGGGGCCATGCATGTGGCCGCGATGTTCGGCCGCCCCGGTGCCGCCATTTTCGGCTCCACCGAACCCCGATTGACCGGGCCCATCACCGACACCATCCAGGTCGTCCGCGAACATGTCCCCTGCTCCCCCTGCTTCCTGCGTGAATGCCCGATCGACTTCCGCTGCATGAACGCTGTTACCGTCGATCATCTCCTGCATACTCCATCCCTTAATCACTCAATCACCTAA
- the infA gene encoding translation initiation factor IF-1 — translation MAGEVIEVEGTVRAVMKGTMFKVELDNKHEVLAHISGKMRKHFIRLGVGDRVKMDMSPYDLTKARITFRVREQLPDGYVPPPSRRR, via the coding sequence ATGGCAGGCGAAGTCATCGAAGTGGAAGGAACGGTCCGTGCGGTCATGAAGGGCACCATGTTCAAAGTGGAGCTCGACAACAAGCACGAGGTCCTGGCCCATATTTCCGGGAAAATGCGCAAGCATTTCATCCGACTCGGCGTGGGTGACCGCGTCAAGATGGACATGAGTCCCTACGACCTGACCAAGGCCCGCATCACCTTCCGGGTGCGCGAGCAGCTTCCCGACGGCTACGTCCCGCCCCCCTCCCGTCGGCGTTAG
- a CDS encoding glycosyltransferase family 2 protein translates to MQISACIITLNEEANLARCLDSLKDIADEIIIVDSGSTDRTPFIATDHNARFIRHEWEGYVGQKNFALSKATHEWVLSIDADEELSPGLRAELIKIKPTVVPSSMAGFSMPRVVFFENTWIRFGDWYPDVLVRLFRKGSGKFAGGAVHERLELNGEIQPLVGELIHHSFKDEADYRGRMEHYSTLWAQSAKAEGKKAGPLTPITHALWRFLRSYLLKGGIKGGLLGLRLARLQAAEVFMKYRKLQKI, encoded by the coding sequence ATGCAAATCTCCGCCTGCATCATCACCCTGAACGAAGAAGCCAACCTCGCCCGTTGCCTCGACAGCCTCAAAGACATCGCTGATGAAATCATCATCGTGGACAGCGGCAGCACCGACCGCACCCCGTTCATCGCCACCGACCACAACGCCCGCTTCATCCGCCATGAGTGGGAGGGCTACGTGGGGCAGAAGAACTTCGCCCTCTCCAAAGCCACCCATGAATGGGTCCTGAGCATCGACGCCGACGAGGAACTTTCCCCGGGGCTGCGGGCGGAACTGATCAAGATCAAGCCCACGGTGGTTCCCTCTTCCATGGCCGGATTTTCCATGCCCCGGGTGGTCTTCTTTGAAAACACCTGGATCCGTTTCGGCGACTGGTATCCCGATGTGCTGGTCCGTCTCTTCCGCAAGGGGAGCGGGAAATTTGCAGGTGGAGCAGTGCATGAACGGTTGGAATTGAACGGCGAAATCCAACCCCTGGTCGGAGAACTCATCCATCATTCCTTCAAGGACGAGGCCGATTACCGCGGGCGGATGGAACACTATTCCACCCTCTGGGCCCAAAGCGCCAAGGCGGAGGGCAAGAAAGCCGGACCCCTGACCCCGATCACCCACGCCCTCTGGCGTTTCCTCCGTTCCTATCTCCTCAAAGGCGGCATCAAGGGCGGTCTCCTCGGCCTCCGCCTGGCCCGCCTCCAGGCCGCCGAAGTTTTCATGAAATACCGCAAGCTCCAGAAAATCTGA
- the ychF gene encoding redox-regulated ATPase YchF — protein MLRAGIVGLPNVGKSTLFNAVTRTRKAEAANYPFCTIEPNVGVVTVPDARLAVLSKISGSQKLIPAAIEMVDIAGLVKGASQGEGLGNKFLAHIREVDAIIQVVRCFEDADIHHVSGTVDPLRDIEVILTELVLCDLDAVQKRKDKTAKNARSGDKVAKAEIAVLEKLEPHLNRGKPALTCDLSEDERAVAKHFYLLTSKPTLFACNVKESDLPEVTAGRRDTETGKRVAAVEQYCKDHLGAESVIISAQIEAELMDLTPEEAAAYLHDLGVVESGVGALIRSVYHLLGLRTYFTTGEKETRAWTIHVGDKAPAAAGVIHTDFERGFIAAETVAYDDLASLGSYAKAREAGKLRIEGKEYTVKDGDVMEFRFNV, from the coding sequence ATGTTGCGCGCAGGCATTGTCGGACTTCCCAACGTCGGGAAAAGCACCCTCTTCAACGCGGTCACCCGGACGCGCAAGGCCGAGGCGGCCAACTACCCCTTCTGCACCATCGAGCCCAATGTGGGTGTGGTCACCGTTCCCGATGCCCGCCTGGCCGTCCTTTCAAAAATATCCGGTTCGCAAAAACTCATCCCCGCCGCCATCGAGATGGTCGACATCGCCGGCCTGGTCAAGGGAGCCAGCCAGGGCGAGGGCTTGGGCAACAAATTTTTGGCCCACATCCGCGAGGTGGATGCCATCATCCAAGTGGTCCGCTGCTTCGAGGATGCCGACATCCACCACGTCTCCGGCACCGTCGATCCCCTGCGTGACATCGAAGTCATCCTGACCGAACTCGTGCTCTGTGATCTGGATGCCGTGCAGAAGCGCAAGGACAAGACGGCCAAGAATGCCCGTTCCGGTGACAAGGTGGCCAAGGCGGAAATCGCTGTGTTGGAAAAACTCGAGCCGCACCTCAACAGAGGCAAGCCCGCCTTGACCTGTGATTTGAGTGAAGACGAGCGGGCGGTGGCCAAGCACTTCTACCTCCTCACCTCCAAGCCCACATTGTTCGCCTGCAATGTCAAGGAAAGCGACCTGCCGGAGGTGACCGCCGGGCGCCGCGACACCGAGACCGGCAAACGCGTGGCGGCGGTCGAGCAGTATTGCAAGGACCACCTCGGGGCCGAGTCGGTCATCATCAGTGCGCAGATTGAGGCCGAACTCATGGACCTGACCCCGGAAGAGGCCGCGGCCTACCTGCATGATCTCGGGGTGGTCGAGTCGGGCGTGGGTGCGCTCATCCGTTCCGTTTACCATCTGCTCGGACTGAGGACTTATTTCACCACCGGCGAGAAAGAAACCCGGGCCTGGACCATCCATGTCGGCGACAAGGCCCCGGCGGCGGCCGGTGTGATCCACACCGATTTCGAACGCGGATTCATCGCCGCGGAGACTGTGGCCTACGACGACCTGGCTTCGCTTGGTTCCTACGCCAAAGCCCGTGAGGCCGGCAAGCTGCGCATCGAGGGCAAGGAATACACTGTCAAAGATGGCGACGTGATGGAATTCCGCTTCAACGTCTGA